One genomic segment of Streptomyces sp. NBC_00239 includes these proteins:
- a CDS encoding DUF47 domain-containing protein: MRFRLTPRETSFYDMFAASADNIVTGSKLLMELLGADSSARAEIAERMRAAEHAGDDATHAIFHQLNSSFITPFDREDIYNLASSLDDIMDFMEEAVDLVVLYQVEELPKGVEQQIEVLARAAELTAEAMPHLRTMDNLTEYWIEVNRLENQADQIHRKLLAQLFNGKYDAIEVLKLKQIVDVLEEAADAFEHVANTVETIAVKES, from the coding sequence GTGCGATTTCGTCTGACCCCCAGGGAGACGAGCTTCTACGACATGTTCGCCGCATCCGCGGACAACATCGTCACGGGCTCGAAGCTCCTGATGGAACTGCTCGGAGCGGACTCGTCCGCCCGGGCCGAGATCGCGGAACGGATGCGGGCGGCGGAGCACGCGGGGGACGACGCCACGCATGCGATCTTCCACCAGCTGAACTCCTCGTTCATCACGCCGTTCGACCGCGAGGACATCTACAACCTGGCCTCGTCGCTCGACGACATCATGGACTTCATGGAGGAGGCGGTCGACCTGGTCGTCCTCTACCAGGTGGAAGAGCTGCCCAAGGGTGTAGAGCAGCAGATCGAGGTCCTGGCGCGCGCGGCCGAGCTGACCGCCGAGGCCATGCCGCACCTGCGGACGATGGACAACCTGACCGAGTACTGGATCGAGGTCAACCGCCTCGAGAACCAGGCCGACCAGATCCACCGCAAGCTCCTCGCCCAGCTCTTCAACGGCAAGTACGACGCCATCGAGGTCCTCAAGCTCAAGCAGATCGTGGACGTCCTCGAAGAGGCCGCGGACGCGTTCGAGCACGTGGCGAACACGGTGGAGACCATCGCGGTCAAGGAGTCCTGA
- the pstB gene encoding phosphate ABC transporter ATP-binding protein PstB, which yields MAKRIDVSGLSAFYGNHKAIDDISMTVEPRSVTAFIGPSGCGKSTFLRTLNRMHEVTPGGRVEGKVLLDDENLYGPGIDPVAVRRTVGMVFQRPNPFPTMSIFDNVAAGLRLNGNFRKSELQDIVEKSLKGANLWNEVKDRLNKPGSGLSGGQQQRLCIARAIAVEPEVLLMDEPCSALDPISTLAIEDLIGELKERFTIVIVTHNMQQAARVSDRTAFFNLAAVGQPGKLIELDDTDRIFSNPSVQATEDYISGRFG from the coding sequence ATGGCCAAGCGCATCGACGTCTCCGGTCTCTCCGCCTTCTACGGCAACCACAAGGCCATCGACGACATCTCCATGACCGTCGAGCCGCGCTCCGTGACGGCCTTCATCGGCCCGTCCGGCTGCGGCAAGTCCACCTTCCTGCGCACCCTGAACCGCATGCACGAGGTCACCCCCGGCGGCCGCGTCGAGGGCAAGGTGCTCCTGGACGACGAGAACCTGTACGGCCCGGGCATCGACCCGGTCGCCGTCCGCCGCACCGTCGGCATGGTCTTCCAGCGCCCCAACCCCTTCCCCACCATGTCGATCTTCGACAACGTGGCGGCGGGCCTGCGTCTGAACGGCAACTTCCGCAAGAGCGAGCTCCAGGACATCGTCGAGAAGTCCCTCAAGGGCGCCAACCTCTGGAACGAGGTCAAGGACCGCCTGAACAAGCCCGGCTCGGGCCTGTCCGGCGGCCAGCAGCAGCGCCTGTGCATCGCCCGCGCCATCGCGGTCGAGCCCGAGGTCCTGCTGATGGACGAGCCCTGCTCCGCCCTCGACCCGATCTCCACCCTCGCCATCGAGGACCTGATCGGCGAGCTGAAGGAGCGCTTCACGATCGTCATCGTGACGCACAACATGCAGCAAGCCGCCCGCGTCTCCGACCGCACCGCGTTCTTCAACCTCGCGGCGGTCGGCCAGCCCGGCAAGCTCATCGAACTCGACGACACGGACCGGATCTTCTCCAACCCGTCCGTCCAGGCCACCGAGGACTACATCTCGGGCCGCTTCGGCTGA
- a CDS encoding inorganic phosphate transporter, protein MDTFALVVTIGVALGFTYTNGFHDSANAIATSVSTRALTPRAALAMAAVMNLAGAFLGSGVAKTVSEGLIETPHGNRGMWILFAALVGAIVWNLVTWYFGLPSSSSHALFGGMVGAALAGGTDVIWSGVIEKVVIPMFVSPVVGLVVGYLVMVAILWMFRKANPHKAKRGFRIAQTVSAAGMALGHGLQDAQKTMGIVVMALVIAEVEGPGDPIPVWVKISCAVMLSLGTYAGGWRIMRTLGRKIIELDPPQGFAAETTGASIMFGSAFLFHAPISTTHVITSAIMGVGATKRVNAVRWGVAKNIILGWFITMPAAALVAALSFWIVNLAFV, encoded by the coding sequence GTGGACACCTTTGCGCTGGTCGTGACCATTGGTGTCGCGCTCGGCTTCACGTACACCAACGGCTTCCACGACTCCGCGAACGCCATCGCGACCTCGGTCTCCACGCGGGCGCTGACCCCGCGGGCGGCCCTGGCGATGGCTGCGGTGATGAACCTCGCCGGCGCCTTCCTCGGCAGCGGGGTCGCCAAGACCGTCAGCGAGGGCCTGATCGAGACGCCCCACGGCAACCGGGGCATGTGGATCCTCTTCGCGGCGCTGGTCGGCGCGATCGTCTGGAACCTCGTCACCTGGTACTTCGGGCTGCCCTCGTCCTCCTCTCACGCCCTCTTCGGCGGCATGGTCGGCGCGGCGCTGGCCGGCGGCACGGACGTCATCTGGTCGGGCGTGATCGAGAAGGTCGTCATCCCGATGTTCGTCTCGCCGGTGGTCGGCCTCGTGGTCGGCTACCTGGTGATGGTCGCGATCCTGTGGATGTTCCGGAAGGCCAACCCGCACAAGGCCAAGCGCGGTTTCCGTATCGCGCAGACCGTCTCGGCGGCGGGCATGGCGCTCGGCCACGGTCTCCAGGACGCGCAGAAGACGATGGGCATCGTGGTGATGGCCCTGGTCATCGCCGAGGTCGAGGGTCCGGGCGACCCGATCCCGGTGTGGGTCAAGATCTCCTGCGCCGTGATGTTGTCGCTCGGCACGTACGCGGGTGGCTGGCGCATCATGCGCACGCTGGGCCGCAAGATCATCGAGCTGGACCCGCCGCAGGGCTTCGCGGCGGAGACCACCGGTGCCTCGATCATGTTCGGCTCGGCGTTCCTCTTCCACGCGCCGATCTCCACCACCCACGTGATCACCTCGGCGATCATGGGTGTGGGGGCGACCAAGCGGGTGAACGCGGTCCGCTGGGGCGTCGCCAAGAACATCATCCTCGGCTGGTTCATCACGATGCCGGCCGCGGCCCTGGTCGCGGCGCTCAGCTTCTGGATCGTCAACCTCGCGTTCGTCTGA